From the Lathyrus oleraceus cultivar Zhongwan6 chromosome 3, CAAS_Psat_ZW6_1.0, whole genome shotgun sequence genome, the window TACAGACGCTAACGGTGAAAAAACAGACACTAATATGTGGTTAGCGTCGGTTTAGCGTCGGTGTCGGGCCTTGAATAAAAGTTGCGAAGCTACTGTGTAACGTCGGCTAAAGATACACCGAGGCTACGTAGCCTCGGGGAGACGGAGGCTAAAGCGGACACTAATTGAACCGACGCTATGTTGTTTCAAAACCATGAAAAGTCAATATTATGTTTAGCGTTGGCCTGTCCGACtctaaagtcaacaaaaaaaGTCAACATATAGCGTCCGTGTCACCGACCCTAAAGTCAACATAGAAAAGTCTATAATAATATTTAGCCTTGCATACACCGACTCTAAAGTCAACAAAAAAGGACAATAACGGGTTGCAACATGACAACCTCACTCGAACAAATTTTTTCAATCCACAATATCATATTTATGGTAAAACATTTGGAAACAATTTTAAACATTCGTGAAAGTAACTACAAAAGTTCTACCCACATTAACTTTCAAAAAACATACACAAAAAGTAATCACATCCGAGATTAATTCGTTCTACTAAAAGTACAAGATCAATCTTCATCTAATGATTGATCATCCAAATCGTCATCATAATGATGAGAATGTGATACAAAAGTTGAAGTGTCAAATTTCTTCATCATAAATTCCTTCCAAGCATTCATCTCCCTCTCCATCCTTTGTGCAGTCTCGGTAGCAGCTTTTGCAGCCTCGGTAGCAGCTCGCATTGCTTCGTGAAGTTGCTTTTGAATGTGAAGGTGTGCCTAAATTGATTAAAGACGTGGGATGTTCCTTACAAAATAAACCAATTGAAGAATGGAAAGTGTCGTTAGATAATCTTAAACATTAGTTAATATATATTTATCCATATAAAGTGACAATGCATTAGTTAATATATACAGTAATTATAAAAGTACAGGCTCACTTTATCATAAAAGTACAGTAATTATATACATTAGTTAATATATATCTATCCATATAAAATCAGCAACAGCACAGCAGGAATTTCATTTTCAACAGAACTTTCCTTTTCAAACTGATAGCAGGAATTTCAAACTGATATCAAACAGCACAGCAGGAATTTCATTTTCAACAGAACTTTCCTTTTCAAACTGATAGCAGTCCTGACTGTAGAATTACAGCTTTCTATGGTCACTCTAAGCATGTTGATAAACATAGGACTTGTGCTATTATATCTAACTTACATTAGACTATAAAAATGGATAACTAGATCCTTTTTGGAGAGTTTAATTTGATTAAGTCTGCTTCTGAAAAACAAGGGGTAAACATATATATTTTAAAACTACTAATATGTTTAGCGATACTATAATTAATATCAACCTCCAAATAAGGTGGAGTCAGAGAGCTAAAAGCTCTTGGTTGATGGAAGGAGATAGAAACTCCAAATACTTCTATCAAAAATAGTATCATACAGCTCAATCTATTTAGTAAAATAGTATTTTACCTCGATGTACTTCTTGGCATTATCCCAAGCACCGCCAGTGTTGGATGCAGAGATGGCAATCTGTAATCAACACAACAACCACATTGCATCATGAATTAATATTGATTGTATTACAAGCAGCAGACAGTGGGTACCAAACATTAATTACCTGTACACCAGAAACCAATGATCCGGCAAGGACACCAGAAAGTGTTTCAACACCAAAAAAGATCCCAACAATAAGGGGTGTTAGCATAACAAGGGCACCAGGTGGGATCATTTCTTTGATGGAAGTGTCGGTGGAGATTGTCACACATGTGGCATAGTCAGGTTTCGCAGTTCCCTCCATCAATCCAGGAATCGTGTTGAATTGCCTGCGAACTTCCTCAACCATCTTCAATGCTGCACTTCCGACACTCTTCATGGTCATGGCAGAAAACCAGTAAGGGAGCATGGCGCCCACAATCAGACCGATGAAAACCTTGGGAGTCAGGACATCGACGGTTGTAACACCAGCACGGCTCACAAAGGCACCAAAAAGGGCCAAAGACACAAGGGCGGCAGAACCAATAGCAAACCCCTACAACATAGTTACAACATACATCAAGAACTTAACTAGAATAATAGAATATATTGAACTAggtgaaaagaaaagaaaaaaaaaagaggaaaacTGAACCTTTCCAATGGCAGCAGTTGTGTTTCCTGCAACATCAAGAGCATCGGTTCTCTCACGAATTCTGTGACTCATTCCAGCCATCTCAGCAATACCTCCGGCATTGTCACTGATTGGACCATATGCATCGATGGCTAATCCGGTTGCTATAGTACTCAACATTCCAAGTGCATCAACAGCAACACCATACATAGCAGCAAAACTGAAACTTACAAAAATACTAATTGCAATGGCAAAAATTGGAATGACAACAGACTTGTATCCCAAGGCAAGACCAAAGATAACATTGGTAGCAGCACCAGTCCTGCAGGAATCAGCAACATCTTGCACAGGGCTGCAAAATTCAGAAAGAAAATGTAACTCCTGTTAATATTTAATCAATTAGATgaatgaagatgaaaatgcaaaataTGATTCAGAATTGCTTTTACCTGTATGCATTGCTGGTATAGTATTCAGTAACAAATCCAATGATAAGCCCTGCCCAAAGACCAACAGAAACACACAAGAATAGCTGCCTGCAAAGCCAAAATCAATCCAGTAAGTACTAAGACTGTTCAAAATTTATGATTCAAATCATTATTTCGTAAATAGACTGAAACCCTAACAATAAGTGTTATGAAACTAACCAGTTCTTGACAACTTTCTGCTCTCCAAAATTGAAGATGGTGAAGGTAGATGGGAGTGCTATCCAACTAACAATTGCATTGCATTGTTGTATATCCTATCACGAAATGTAAAGCATTGAGCTTGTCCGGTGTGTGGGCACCTAAGTTAGTTAAAATCAAATTGATTAATATAAGCAAATATGAAAATATGGATGTTTGAAACTAGTAATAAATTTACCAGATAGAGCAACCATGTCTTTGGCAGTGAGACCTTTAATAGTAAATTTAGATATAAGAGTTTGAAGATCGTCGGTAAAGAATGGAAGGTCCGTATTGGCCAAACTTTTGCTTGCCGTAGTAGAATCTCTTCTTCCAAGTTTCACTGTCCATGATGGACCACCTACCTGTAATTGTAAATATGAAATTATTAATATATAGTCATGAAAGATGTAAGCATGCAATGCAAATTGTAAACTTACAGCGAATGATGCATCACGTGCGGCTACAGCTACTATGTCTGCACAAGACACAACTCCGGGACATACTTTCTCTACCTGTGATTTTGCATTATCAATGACTTGAAATCCTCTTGCTGAGTTAAGATTTGGAAGTGCAGTCTTTTCGCTCTCGATTGTGGTACTGTCATCTAGCAAAATGGATGCATCACAGCCCTGCACAAAGCAGTCATGAAAATGAAGGCGAATGAGAGATGCAGCCATGCGACGCTCTTTAGAGACAGCTGTACGAATGGCAGTTCTAATGGTGGTTAGTGCATCGGGGCATGTAGTGTCGTAAAATGTAGAAGACAACTGTGCATCACATATTGTGGCTAGCAGCACCAATATTGTAACAACAATTCTATAAGCCATGTAAGTGTTGATTGATGATTGAATTTCAGAAAATAATATATGAATGTTAGCAATATAATTATGAAATGATCGATCATGCAATAACCTGAATACACAAGAGTTCAAGGAGACATAAGCAAAAAACTAAATAAACAAAAAACCAAAAGCAATATAAAAAACAGCAAAACTAGAAAGAGAAActagaaagaaaagaaaatttaGTTCTGCTTCACCCTTTTGTTTCTATTTGAACCCTCATTCACGTCACATCACGCTTATCTTCATCAATGCCCTCTATCTGCTTCACTAGTAGAGCAATCAAAAATCTCTTCAAGTACGATCCATTTTCTATAAGGCAAATAATTAACTCGTCAACCACTGAAAATTAAAACATATATTAGACAAAAATGAATGGCTAATAAGTTCCTAATGGGTATTAGGAGAAAATCAGATAACTTCCTAATGGGTATTAGGAGAGAATAGAATACATGCATTCCAAGggatttttattttattttcagtgGTTCAAAAATTAAACATGACGATATACACCATTCACAATTAACAGCCGATTTCTTGATACATACCTCTACGTATCCATCTCCAAAGTTGATGCCATTTCCAAAATAGGTGCGAGAGATATGACGGTTAAGGGATGCTGAGTTGAACTGTGTCAATACAAATACTTTGTTGATCCCGCTGTTGATGCAGTTGCTCATTGGAATGTCTATAAGCCTGTAGCATCCACCAACAGGAACCTGAAAAATGTAAACAATACTATGTATCATTACCGAATGAAACAATTCTCGAATTTTGAGTCAACAAAAACAATGGTTTGGTTAACTCACAGCTGGTGTAGCAGCTCGTTTGGTAAGAGGAAAAAGTTGAACACCAGAACCTCCTCCCAGTATgatggaaacaacatttttagGGTTGGCTTTTCTTCTCAAAAAAGACGGAACTTGAAATGTCTGAAGTTGTCACACATAAATACGAATCCAAGAATCATTTACCAAATAATGACATAAAATTTAGCTGCAGAATCTAAGGACCTAAGCCTTGAGTGTCATATTGATCAATACCATAACATTTGGATCACCCAAAATTGATTTTAACATGTTCGGTTGCTCTCATGTAGAACTGATTTTTCTTTCTATAACATACTGTAAAACATACTGTAAATCACTGTAAAACATACTGTAAATCATGTAGAACTGATTTTTCTTTCTTAACACAGCTCAACTCACTTTTGCAACAATTTATCTAAAACATACTGTAAATCACTTTTAGCCAGAATTACTTTTACAGAAtcaattcaatcaaaatcaatTTTCTTCACGGCAGAACCAAATACACAGACGAACTTTAAACTAAATTTGATTAATTCAAATTAGTGGAAACATACAAACATACCCGTAACCAAAACACAGAGACAAAAGGTTGAATAAACTATTTCTTTCAACTGTATTCCATGGCATTTGAGAACGTCTGTACATAAAAATTCATGGATAGTAAATTGAATATGGAATCAAATCATGTATATACCgagaaataaaaattaaaaaggGAATAAGCATGTAGTCCGTTATGTGAGGAATTGAATTGGAACCTGGAGTAATCAGAGAGGGGGATGAAGAATATGAATCAGAATCGGAAGACTAGCGATGATGCTTGCGACGTCGTTTGGTGTGGGAGTGAGACTTGGTTTTTTTTCGGTTCTTAACGGAGTCCTTGTCGCGGTCTCGGCGATTACGGTGGTGACGCCTGCGACGGTGAGAGGAAGAATCGGAAGAGAGAGAGGAAGAATCAGATTAGGGTTTTCGTTTTGTGAAATGAAATGGAGGGAGAGTGAAAAATGACGAGGGAAAAGGAAAGAGGGAAATAAGCTGATTTTTGGTACGAAATAGAAAATTCCATAGAGTCCGCCAAGCGGACtctaattaataaataaaatacttaaaccttaaatatatatatatatatatattatagataAATCAATGGAAATTGTATATGTTATAAGAATAGAGTCGGCTCAGCGGACTCTAAGTAAATAAATACTAATTAAAAAATAATGCTACTAGATAGAGTCGGTCTCACCGACtctaaataaattaatcaaacaTTCTTCAAATATAAAATAACAAGTAGTGTCGGTTTTGCCGACACTGATAAAAAAAATAACTTGTCTTACAAGTGTACCTAGATAGAGTCCGTTAGTGTAGGCTTAGCCGACACTAATAGTGTCCGTGTCGGTGGCCGACTCTAAACTAGGAGGCTAAAATGACTTATTCTAGTAGTGTTCTCTTCATGCTTCATCAAttttcatcagaagccaatgaatttgaagataagatcaaagtggatatgtgatcaaatagtacatagcACAAATCAAAAATTATCTTTCCACTCCTGAAAAACATGGGAGAAGGACAATACTATTCTTCACGCCTGTCACAAATCCGTTAGTGGATAACTTCTTTTTGGTATCCCAGATTTTCCATCCAACAGTCTctttcttatgctatataagtagtacttggagacttgaagaaagtGAATGCAATAATTTACAAGATTGTTTTCTATGTGAAAAAGCTCTCAAATTTGTGCATACTTTTCTGTAAGtgtttttatttcatttgtgtaaaatttgCTTGTGCAAAAACAACTTGTAACACAAAAAAGTTGTattcaaacttgtttgttagatttacttaaggagactaggttatagtcggatccttgagaagtAAAAAaaaagttgttctttgtgatttccttaaggagactatgttgtagtcggatccttgagaagacaaagaaagttgttctttgtgatttctTTCAGGAGACTAAGTTGTAGTaagatccttgagaagacaaagaaagttgttctttgtgatttctGTAATCTGtttgattataatggattaaATCCTTGTGTATAAtgcgaaatcaccttggcgggtggactggagtaactttgatttcaaacgaaccaggataaaaatccttgtgtctttctctctttgttcttTTGATTGTATGGAGTTTTTGAGTTGGTAAGAAGCTTTTatttttaaaacccaattcaaaccccccattttcttttgtttttcacACCTTAAGTGTACTCTCTCAAGAAAAAGAGAAAGTCAAACTATTATGGTGATGGACCTTCTGGAGCGGCCAAACCTTCTACCAAGATTGCAAGGACTTTTGAAATTCTAAGAAACACTATGCGACCAGAAGTAGAAGTTGTCAGTTCTGTGTTTGTTATGCCTTCTTAAGTGACTCATTCTATACCTCATGGTAAATCTCCTATGACTGAGACTTCTTTTATTTATGTTAGTTTTGATCTATCTACTTCGTTTATTCCTCTACAACCTATTCAACCACCCTCTTCATACATTCCATTTGGAACCATAACCATTCCACCTCCAAAATCATCAAGTGTTTCTGAAACTATCACCTCACCTATACCATTTATTTCTATAACACTTCTTATTCCTATTCCAACAATAGTTGAACCAATCACCATCACAACTACTCCAACTCCATTTGAACCAATAATAACAACCACTGCCCCGATACCCATAATAATTATAACATCAACATTACTATCCTAAATCCTCAATCCAAATACCACATATGAACCAACCCCCACTATCTCATGTATACAACCATCTAATCCAACACCACCACCAACATCTGAATAAACACCactaccaccaccaacttttgAACTAACTCCCATTGACCCTCAACCTATGCAGACAAAAGACTACTCTTCTGACTCTGTCTTTTCCACACCAACTTCATTCACCCTCATAATCCCTGTAGACTGTGCCTTTCCAGAAGACACACCCTCTTCACCAACTCCATCCCCCTAACCTATCATAGATGAACCTGTCATTGACACCTTCATGGAATGAATCAGAAACAATGAACGTTTTACCCCTGATTATTCTGACCAAACAATATTCATCCTTTCTAACCAAACCATAAAAATTTCTTCTGACTCTGAGATGGAATTTGAACTTAACCCTATCATAGATCCTGAGGAAATAGATGATTTAGTTAAACAGTTTGAATCTGAGGCAAGTGAATGTCTCAACTGTATTACCCAAAATTGCACAAATTGTATTAATCATGCTCAGAGTGATGGTGCCTGGGATGGTATCATAAGGTGGGTGAATTCATGTTCTAAGGATCTAAAGGAACTTTGTTACATAGGTTCTCATAAAAGATTCAATGAAAAGTTGACTGAATACTTAGAGCCTCTTGTGGACCTTTTCTCCCCAAGATCTCCTATAAGACAACTTCCTCTTCTTGGAACTGAAATCTCAGTAATTTTGACTactgaagaagaagaagaagaagttgaaGCTGAAGTTGATGCTATAGTTACTCCTCCTCCCACTCCAGAAATTATTGTTGAAGAAGAAACTGAAGTTAAAGTGGAAGTCCCTCATCCTGCTCAAGAAACTGTAATATTAACCTCTTATGGAACCAATCAATCTGTGGAAGCTTAAGGCTCTAGTTCGGAACTCATTCCTCTAGTtctgaagactctgcaagagTTGAAGCAAGAAAATGAAGTTGTAAGGACATAACTGAGTAAACAAGATGAGATGTTTCAGGAAGATGCTGAGACGAACAAAAATATTGAACGGGATGCTTCATGCCATTCTGTCTAGACTGACACCCCCTTCTTAAACCTTAGTTTTAAAAACTTATTGCTTTTCTAGTTTTTAAGTTTAAATATTTTAATCATTTATGATTCTGTACCCTATGCTTTTTCAATGAAATAaagttttgttttgtttttactttatctatttctttcttttttattgatgacaaagggggagaatTTTGGATATGATTTTGATATACCAATTTTCTTTCTGATATCCAAAATTTTTCTTTAATATTCTTAATTTTAACTCTGAAAACTAACTTGGAAACTTTGATTAAGGTTCAACATGTTGCTAGTTCACCAGGCTTTTCAGGAGTTAAGATTTTTTTCAGAAGACATTAACCAAGCTGATTTGAGTTGACTAGGCATTTATAAGTTCTGACAAATCAAGCTCTGATAAAGGCTAATAACCATACTTTCTGATACTCAAAGCCAAGTCAATTTTGAAATACTTCTGTAACCAGGCTTTTGTGTTCTGGGTAGTTATTTCTTTCATATTGATTAGGACATTTTTATATGTTGAGATTATTTTAAGTCTTAAATTCAGGGGGAGCTTGCAAACTTAACTCTGAAATTCTAAgctgaaaaataattttaatagtataaaatttaggaggagcttacaaacctcactctgatgtttttatgtgattaaaccaagtaaaaattattcattaaaatttatggttttatcatcatcaaaaagggggagattgtaagaatAAGTTTTTTATCTGCATCTAGCCTtatattttgatgataacaattCATAGACTCTTAGAGAAGAATTTTGTACCCTAATCAATTTGTTTAATGTGAAGATTCTAGACTCAAGTTCCGACTTTGAATGAATGGCATGTGATGTTCATAGATTTTGAACCTAGTGCACTCTGAATCTGAGATACATGGTTTACAAGATGTTCAAACTCTGGATTCTATACTTTAATGCTTCTGACTCTATGCTCATCCAAAGCTTTTAAAGTTTAATGCTTTTGATGCTGATACACTCTGAAGCCCTGCTCTCTTAACAACTCTGAACTGTTTCACTAGACTCTGAAGCCTAGATATTGATGAACTGTGTCAAGACTCTAAACACCAAGGTTTTGAAGTTTCTCTCCGCTAGATTCTTTATCTTCTCTCACTAATTTGAAGATTTTAAGATAAGATCAAAATATTTTACGTAAGGAAATTAGTGCATAGTACAAGATCAAATATTCCGTCCACTCACTAATTTTGTGGGCTAAGAATtatactattgtaccatttttcCTTCCATTTTCACAAACCGTTATGCAAGGATACAACTGTATTTTGGTATTTAAACTTTACCCTCCAACGGATCTTTTCattgcctatataaaggagactAGGAAGAATGAATAGTGCTACACAACACGCTACGCTACACATTCTAAGAATTCATCTACGTGAATAATGCACTTGTgaaatattttgagagaaaagaaAACACACACTAGAGCTTTTGTATATACTTTTAATAGAATATATTTTGTGTGAGAAACGTGTATTGTGTATTCTGCTTTTGGAGAATCATTTTGTAAACACACTCTTGTATTTCAATCTGTTTGATTGTGttttccttgagtgactaggaTTTAGTCAGAATACTCAAGAATACATTAACTGTAGGTCTTTGTGTTGTAATAAATTTGgttataatggattaagtccttgttgataAGGCGAAATCATCTAGGCAGGTGGATTGGAGGTAGCTTTGTTAAcagcgaaccagtataaaaataaTTGTTTCATTATTTGTATTCCTTGTTTTCTGTTTGTTGTGCATGTTATTCATAACGATCATGAAGAAGGTGTATGGAAAAATTAACAAGTAAgtattttttattctttattcATAATTAACAAGTAAGATTATTTACTAACATGTATTATTATTTGAAATATAGGTGTTTAAAGTCAATACACCAAGAGACAAGACACCGGGATACTCTTATTTGATATAGTAATGTGTAAATTATAGGTTGTTTTATGCCATTTTGGTTTTGATGTAATATACAATTTTTGGTTTTTAATGCAATTTTGCCTTTGATGTAATACAATTTTTTGTTTGATATAATTCACAAATGGGTGTGTTGTTGTTTCTGGTCTGATACGGTTCAGAAATATTCAGATTAAAAAATTGTGAATTCTATAAAATcataaaatatatattaaaaaaacaaaaaatctCACAACGGTAGTTTAATACAACCGTTGTTACACGTAGAACACTATCCAGAATAATAAACACAAAAAATGGCGTTGATGGGTATCGACCCTAAAACCTATAAATATTTCATCACAATTGTTCAATACAATTGTGGTTATAACATATTTTTCAATTTACTACAACGAACAATAGAATGTGGTTATAAATAACACACTTACAATCAAACGTTACCTAACAACGGATATACCACCGTCATTATATGTCTTTCATAACCGTTGTCATATATGTTTTTTGTAGTAGTGAAAACAATTTAGATTTGAACTTTCCCGTTTTAGGTCTAGTCAACTTGAAATGATTGTTGATCAATGGATTAGGAAATAGGATTGTTCGGTGTGTGTTTACATCGGAAAGAGAGCAACGCAAATTTGTACCACTAGATTTTCATCAGCCcttcatttctttctttttttaaaTATTTTGTCTCTCTATCTCTCTTCAATTCAATGGCTTATATTTCACtgaaaaaaattgagagaataaAACGAGAGAGAAGTCTCGTGTGAATTAGGCTTATGAGGTTGTGTGTGAAAGGAGGGAAATAAAGACTATGTGGACAGGTTGATTATAGACCTATTTGTTTCAgctttaaaaaaatagatttttttgtatttttaaaaatagattttataaaatcgttttttaaaatattataagtttttttaTATTCGTTTTTTTTTCTAAATTGAAAGATTAATTTTGACATTCTATAACATATACATATATTATTGAAGATAAAACCTTAGTCGAAATcgtatatttttttaaaaagttgtatctcaaaactgatttttatgaaaaattatttgaaataactttaaaattaagtgattttttgaaattttgatattcaaatctttttcaataaaatgatgaaatatctaaaatatttaaataataactactcaaaccaaattttcattttagaattttataaa encodes:
- the LOC127131067 gene encoding pyrophosphate-energized vacuolar membrane proton pump 1 → DIQQCNAIVSWIALPSTFTIFNFGEQKVVKNWQLFLCVSVGLWAGLIIGFVTEYYTSNAYSPVQDVADSCRTGAATNVIFGLALGYKSVVIPIFAIAISIFVSFSFAAMYGVAVDALGMLSTIATGLAIDAYGPISDNAGGIAEMAGMSHRIRERTDALDVAGNTTAAIGKGFAIGSAALVSLALFGAFVSRAGVTTVDVLTPKVFIGLIVGAMLPYWFSAMTMKSVGSAALKMVEEVRRQFNTIPGLMEGTAKPDYATCVTISTDTSIKEMIPPGALVMLTPLIVGIFFGVETLSGVLAGSLVSGVQIAISASNTGGAWDNAKKYIEEHPTSLINLGTPSHSKATSRSNASCYRGCKSCYRDCTKDGEGDECLEGIYDEEI
- the LOC127127386 gene encoding lignin-forming anionic peroxidase, giving the protein MAYRIVVTILVLLATICDAQLSSTFYDTTCPDALTTIRTAIRTAVSKERRMAASLIRLHFHDCFVQGCDASILLDDSTTIESEKTALPNLNSARGFQVIDNAKSQVEKVCPGVVSCADIVAVAARDASFAVGGPSWTVKLGRRDSTTASKSLANTDLPFFTDDLQTLISKFTIKGLTAKDMVALSGKFITSFKHPYFHICLY